Proteins encoded in a region of the Ornithodoros turicata isolate Travis chromosome 3, ASM3712646v1, whole genome shotgun sequence genome:
- the LOC135387375 gene encoding uncharacterized protein LOC135387375, with the protein MAEIYTTEQDEDASINVRHWILAAFIAVIMFVILFGGILLINYFAPGIFRSILPKVHFKPSIGPFRQATRRASAVTVPPVSVPSILRNACSSQSCSSLADLMNSTISTKSDSCMNFYKYVCGALTIDSCSLRQRLEEELAVREIMTLMSKRAPKTPTTEAIAFYEACVGGKSEKDIQALRYFEAKYGLIVANNTYFNPLDIMLKLASTMQNGILIYIDVNVVTEPRQHTKNVGVRLGISPILVRWIRQKEKYENETVAYRNLISDVLSLIWTREYGDDEDFLLARKKVESTEAAVHRALAAALKTDVEFEDTTIIIEDLWKYSQYLTGDRLVRHLNMRWNQTSLLSYTLKDKITITGQGVLTFLDSILNTIDVGALTLYLTWETTRQMAPFVSTNIFVQQQRHRCYLSMQRFFGDNAGLAPVVLRTLTSSAKQTATEIFLQVRNVSASVIERSPAPDDAGRKRLAQTAHWLRNMTISVVVSESDNKLMEKSGPSSGLSGSSFLENYLNVAATAWQRKKKLAAAELLQWDWDAVPNYDSSTNVLRVPATELFPPFFSPEGHPATNIATLGISMSQEIWRALHDTEIGRLKAKDVHSLAEFHSRKTRCIRRRGGSLETHDVFQAVAMGSVVEAFGSLRRKQKGETQEEWKRSLQLLFIASCLPDCVGSGSRTTFGRDQERKAASLCNVATMNVPTFAKAFECSDAVHPNTTSPFCDF; encoded by the exons ATGGCCGAGATTTATACGACG GAACAAGACGAGGATGCTTCCATCAACGTCAGACACTGGATTCTTGCGGCCTTTATTGCTGTCATCATGTTTGTTATTTTATTCGGAGGAATACTTCTTATCAACTACTTCGCACCCGGTATCTTCAGAAGCATCCTTCCAAAAGTTCACTTCAAGCCTTCCATTGGCCCATTTCGTCAAGCCACTAGACGTGCCTCAGCGGTCACTGTACCTCCAGTCTCGGTGCCATCCATCTTGCGAAACGCTTGCTCTTCCCAGTCTTGCAGTTCCCTCGCAGACCTTATGAACTCGACTATCAGCACGAAGTCGGACTCCTGTATGAACTTCTACAAATATGTCTGCGGTGCTCTAACCATCGACTCCTGTAGCCTCCGTCAAAGACTCGAAGAAGAGCTCGCTGTTCGCGAGATCATGACGCTCATGTCCAAACGCGCCCCAAAGACTCCGACTACCGAAGCCATAGCCTTCTACGAGGCCTGCGTTGGTGGAAAATCAGAGAAAGACATCCAGGCCCTGCGATATTTCGAAGCGAAGTACGGCCTCATTGTGGCCAACAACACGTACTTCAACCCGCTAGATATAATGCTGAAGTTGGCGAGCACCATGCAAAACGGCATCCTCATTTATATCGATGTTAATGTAGTAACTGAGCCACGGCAGCACACAAAGAACGTTGGAGTCCGGCTTGGTATCAGCCCAATCTTAGTGCGTTGGATAAGGCAGAAGGAGAAGTACGAAAACGAGACTGTCGCTTATCGAAACTTAATTTCCGATGTTCTGAGTCTGATTTGGACGAGGGAGTACGGCGACGATGAAGACTTCCTGCTCGCCCGTAAAAAGGTCGAGTCTACGGAAGCTGCCGTACATCGGGCACTAGCAGCAGCATTGAAGACCGACGTTGAATTCGAGGACACAACTATTATTATCGAAGACCTTTGGAAGTATTCTCAATACCTTACAGGAGACAGACTTGTACGGCATCTAAACATGCGATGGAATCAAACAAGTTTGCTTTCGTACACGTTAAAGGACAAAATAACCATTACTGGACAAGGCGTCCTGACCTTCCTGGACAGCATCCTGAACACCATCGACGTCGGCGCATTGACGCTCTATCTCACCTGGGAAACCACGAGGCAAATGGCTCCTTTCGTATCGACGAACATCTTTGTGCAGCAGCAACGTCACAGGTGTTACCTTTCGATGCAGCGTTTCTTTGGAGACAACGCCGGATTAGCCCCCGTCGTGCTAAGAACGCTGACGTCCAGCGCCAAACAAACGGCTACGGAAATATTCTTGCAAGTCCGGAACGTCTCGGCGAGCGTCATCGAGCGTTCACCTGCACCGGACGATGCGGGGAGAAAGCGGCTGGCACAGACAGCACACTGGCTGAGGAATATGACTATAAGCGTAGTAGTATCGGAGTCGGACAATAAGCTGATGGAAAAGAGTGGTCCTTCGTCGGGGCTAAGCGGGAGCAGCTTTCTGGAGAACTATCTGAATGTTGCAGCGACTGCGTGGCAGAGGAAAAAGAAACTCGCTGCTGCTGAACTTCTACAATGG GACTGGGATGCAGTTCCGAATTACGACTCATCCACAAACGTCCTAAGAGTACCAGCGACGGAGCTCTTTCCTCCGTTCTTTTCCCCTGAGGGTCACCCAGCTACTAACATAGCAACCCTGGGCATATCCATGTCTCAAGAAATCTGGCGTGCGCTCCACGACACAGAGATTGGTCGCCTGAAAGCGAAGGACGTGCATTCCCTTGCCGAGTTCCATTCGCGAAAGACTCGATGCATACGGCGCCGCGGAGGTTCGCTGGAGACGCACGACGTCTTTCAAGCCGTCGCAATGGGTAGCGTCGTCGAGGCGTTTGGAAGTCTACGTCGAAAACAAAAGGG GGAAACTCAGGAAGAGTGGAAACGATCCCTGCAGCTTCTTTTCATTGCCTCGTGTCTTCCCGATTGCGTTGGCAGTGGAAGCAGGACGACCTTTGGACGGGATCAAGAAAGAAAAGCTGCATCTCTCTGCAACGTCGCCACGATGAACGTCCCAACCTTTGCTAAGGCGTTTGAGTGTTCGGACGCTGTTCATCCAAACACTACGTCCCCCTTCTGCGATTTTTAG